Proteins from a genomic interval of Chiloscyllium plagiosum isolate BGI_BamShark_2017 chromosome 36, ASM401019v2, whole genome shotgun sequence:
- the mrpl46 gene encoding 39S ribosomal protein L46, mitochondrial isoform X2 yields the protein MAALQRCVPVFGAGVRLRRLVRYSALHSFGVTADKGPAHSPNQVPGWQCCGAVCLQRAAVLSRKMNPMESAFAQLLGQVELEKSVYSDHELRVFEDEEKLRWTQADDYDSEEEEDVGQDLVTAQDLEDMWEQKFRQFRAAERIQEADKKNDRSTLNRQLDKKLILLVKEKVGDEEIWLLPQSEWKPGETMRQTAERALSTVSGNELHAVFLGNAPAGFYKYKYPKDLRNSSIVGAKVFFFKALLMNGDLKTRRKGDYVWVTKSELKDYLKPRYLQQVNRFIFDTSTIYE from the exons ATGGCGGCGCTGCAGCGCTGTGTGCCTGTGTTCGGGGCCGGAGTCAGGCTCCGGCGGCTGGTGCGATACTCGGCGCTGCATTCCTTCGGGGTGACGGCCGATAAAGGCCCTGCCCACAGCCCGAATCAAGTGCCGGGTTGGCAGTGCTGCGGCGCGGTGTGTCTGCAGCGGGCGGCCGTCTTGTCGCGGAAAATGAACCCGATGGAGAGCGCGTTCGCGCAGCTGCTGGGACAG GTAGAATTGGAGAAAAGTGTATACTCTGATCATGAGCTCCGAGTCTTTGAAGATGAAGAAAAACTTCGTTGGACTCAGGCAGATGATTATGATTCGGAAGAAGAAGAGGATGTTGGCCAAGATCTTGTGACTGCTCAAGATCTGGAAGATATGTGGGAACAGAAGTTCCGACAGTTTAGAGCTGCTGAGAGAATACAAG AAGCTGACAAGAAGAATGACAGATCTACATTGAACAGGCAACTGGATAAGAAACTGATATTACTGGTAAAAGAAAAAGTGGGAGATGAAGAGATTTGGTTGCTGCCACAGAGTGAATGGAAGCCGGGGGAAACCATGAGGCAGACTGCAGAACGTGCCCTGTCTACAGTATCTG GAAATGAATTGCACGCTGTTTTTCTGGGCAATGCTCCGGCCGGCTTCTATAAATACAAGTATCCTAAGGACTTGCGAAATTCCAGCATTGTGGGGGCcaaagtgtttttctttaaagcCTTGCTGATGAATGGCGATCTCAAGACCAGAAGGAAGGGTGACTATGTATGGGTAACTAAGAGTGAACTGAAAGACTATCTCAAACCAAGATACTTGCAGCAAGTTAATCGCTTCATCTTTGACACCTCAACAATATATGAATAA
- the mrpl46 gene encoding 39S ribosomal protein L46, mitochondrial isoform X1, which produces MAALQRCVPVFGAGVRLRRLVRYSALHSFGVTADKGPAHSPNQVPGWQCCGAVCLQRAAVLSRKMNPMESAFAQLLGQVELEKSVYSDHELRVFEDEEKLRWTQADDYDSEEEEDVGQDLVTAQDLEDMWEQKFRQFRAAERIQEADKKNDRSTLNRQLDKKLILLVKEKVGDEEIWLLPQSEWKPGETMRQTAERALSTVSGRNELHAVFLGNAPAGFYKYKYPKDLRNSSIVGAKVFFFKALLMNGDLKTRRKGDYVWVTKSELKDYLKPRYLQQVNRFIFDTSTIYE; this is translated from the exons ATGGCGGCGCTGCAGCGCTGTGTGCCTGTGTTCGGGGCCGGAGTCAGGCTCCGGCGGCTGGTGCGATACTCGGCGCTGCATTCCTTCGGGGTGACGGCCGATAAAGGCCCTGCCCACAGCCCGAATCAAGTGCCGGGTTGGCAGTGCTGCGGCGCGGTGTGTCTGCAGCGGGCGGCCGTCTTGTCGCGGAAAATGAACCCGATGGAGAGCGCGTTCGCGCAGCTGCTGGGACAG GTAGAATTGGAGAAAAGTGTATACTCTGATCATGAGCTCCGAGTCTTTGAAGATGAAGAAAAACTTCGTTGGACTCAGGCAGATGATTATGATTCGGAAGAAGAAGAGGATGTTGGCCAAGATCTTGTGACTGCTCAAGATCTGGAAGATATGTGGGAACAGAAGTTCCGACAGTTTAGAGCTGCTGAGAGAATACAAG AAGCTGACAAGAAGAATGACAGATCTACATTGAACAGGCAACTGGATAAGAAACTGATATTACTGGTAAAAGAAAAAGTGGGAGATGAAGAGATTTGGTTGCTGCCACAGAGTGAATGGAAGCCGGGGGAAACCATGAGGCAGACTGCAGAACGTGCCCTGTCTACAGTATCTGGTA GAAATGAATTGCACGCTGTTTTTCTGGGCAATGCTCCGGCCGGCTTCTATAAATACAAGTATCCTAAGGACTTGCGAAATTCCAGCATTGTGGGGGCcaaagtgtttttctttaaagcCTTGCTGATGAATGGCGATCTCAAGACCAGAAGGAAGGGTGACTATGTATGGGTAACTAAGAGTGAACTGAAAGACTATCTCAAACCAAGATACTTGCAGCAAGTTAATCGCTTCATCTTTGACACCTCAACAATATATGAATAA